A portion of the Pseudomonas sp. PSE14 genome contains these proteins:
- a CDS encoding AraC family transcriptional regulator — protein MNPLTFSRSTWLNSLHMTSLTVALMESEGHSRESILEGSGITGDDLLDLRRLVSPWQEQQVFVNVQNLAGEPALGLRLGVRTRITAYGLLGYALLSAPTLGEALRIGLSYPVLLGTYFHLALEVEGDMAWLSATGYGETESMRPFNTELCLGSLKVACADLLGQPLPLVRAEFDYDGPEDRRAAYATLFGCQLGFGCKRSAIGFPASWLEMRLPLADAVTHREMLEQCRRQNIDLAARRAWLDKVRAILGERLQEPPGLEELARRLNCSSRSLRRHLQQQQTSYQQLLDELRFARAKELLQDGDMPIYRIAEELGFSETASLRHAFQRWSGQPPSHFRA, from the coding sequence ATGAATCCGCTGACCTTCTCCCGCTCGACCTGGCTCAACTCCCTGCACATGACCTCGCTGACCGTCGCGCTGATGGAGTCGGAAGGGCACAGCCGCGAGTCGATCCTGGAAGGCAGCGGCATCACCGGCGACGACCTGCTCGACCTACGTCGGCTGGTCAGCCCGTGGCAGGAACAGCAGGTGTTCGTCAACGTGCAGAACCTCGCCGGCGAGCCCGCCCTGGGCCTGCGCCTGGGCGTGCGCACGCGGATCACCGCCTACGGCCTGCTCGGCTACGCGCTGCTTTCCGCACCGACCCTGGGCGAGGCGCTGCGCATCGGCCTGAGCTACCCGGTGCTGCTGGGCACCTACTTCCACCTGGCGCTGGAAGTGGAGGGCGACATGGCCTGGCTGAGCGCCACCGGCTATGGCGAAACCGAATCGATGCGGCCGTTCAATACCGAGCTGTGCCTGGGCTCGCTGAAGGTGGCCTGTGCCGACCTGCTCGGCCAGCCGCTGCCACTGGTGCGCGCCGAGTTCGACTATGACGGCCCCGAGGACCGCCGCGCCGCCTATGCCACCCTCTTTGGCTGCCAGCTGGGCTTCGGCTGCAAGCGCAGCGCCATTGGCTTCCCGGCCTCCTGGCTGGAGATGCGCCTACCCCTGGCCGACGCCGTGACCCATCGCGAGATGCTGGAACAGTGCCGCCGCCAGAACATCGACCTGGCCGCCCGCCGCGCCTGGCTGGACAAGGTCCGCGCGATCCTCGGCGAACGCCTGCAGGAGCCGCCGGGCCTGGAAGAGTTGGCGCGCCGGCTCAACTGCTCCTCGCGCAGCCTGCGCCGCCACCTGCAGCAACAGCAGACCAGTTACCAGCAACTGCTCGACGAACTGCGCTTCGCCCGTGCCAAGGAACTGCTGCAGGACGGCGACATGCCGATCTACCGCATCGCCGAGGAGCTTGGCTTCAGCGAAACCGCCAGTCTGCGCCACGCCTTCCAGCGCTGGAGCGGCCAGCCGCCGAGCCACTTCCGTGCATAG
- a CDS encoding VWA domain-containing protein — translation MLLNLFNEMRAAKVPVSVRELLDLIDALKHRVVFADMDEFYYLARTIMVKDERHFDKFDRAFGAYFKGLEKLDDHLKALIPEEWLRKEFERLLTDEERAQIQSLGGLDKLIEEFKKRLEEQKERHAGGNKWIGTGGTSPFGSGGFNPEGIRVGDAGKRQGKAAKVWDQREYKNLDDQVELGTRNIKIALRRLRKFAREGAAEELDIDGTIDHTAKDAGLLNIQMRPERRNTVKLLLLLDIGGSMDAHVKVCEELFSACKTEFKHLEYFYFHNFIYESVWKNNLRRSSERTATFDLLHKYGPDYKVVFVGDAAMAPYEITQAGGSVEHWNEEAGYVWMQRFMEKYKKLIWINPYPKDTWNYTASTGLVRELVKEQMYPLTLSGLEEGMRFLSRG, via the coding sequence ATGCTGCTCAACCTGTTCAACGAAATGCGCGCGGCCAAGGTGCCGGTGTCGGTGCGCGAGCTGCTCGATCTGATCGATGCGCTCAAGCACCGCGTTGTGTTCGCCGACATGGACGAGTTCTATTACCTCGCCCGCACCATCATGGTGAAGGACGAGCGCCATTTCGATAAGTTCGACCGGGCCTTCGGCGCCTACTTCAAGGGCCTGGAAAAGCTCGACGACCACCTCAAGGCGCTGATCCCCGAAGAGTGGCTGCGCAAGGAGTTCGAGCGCCTGCTGACCGACGAGGAACGCGCGCAGATCCAGTCCCTCGGCGGCCTGGACAAGCTCATCGAGGAGTTCAAGAAACGCCTGGAAGAGCAGAAGGAACGCCACGCCGGCGGCAACAAGTGGATCGGCACCGGCGGCACCAGCCCGTTCGGCTCCGGCGGCTTCAACCCCGAGGGCATCCGCGTCGGCGACGCCGGCAAGCGCCAGGGCAAGGCGGCCAAGGTCTGGGACCAGCGCGAGTACAAGAACCTCGACGACCAGGTCGAGCTGGGCACGCGCAACATCAAGATCGCCCTGCGCCGCCTGCGCAAGTTCGCCCGCGAGGGCGCGGCGGAAGAGCTGGATATCGACGGCACCATCGACCATACGGCCAAGGACGCCGGCCTGCTCAACATCCAGATGCGCCCCGAGCGCCGCAACACCGTGAAGCTCCTGCTGCTGCTGGATATCGGCGGCTCCATGGACGCCCACGTGAAGGTCTGCGAGGAGCTGTTCTCGGCCTGCAAGACCGAGTTCAAGCACCTGGAGTACTTCTACTTCCACAACTTCATCTACGAGTCGGTGTGGAAGAACAACCTGCGCCGCTCCAGCGAGCGCACCGCCACCTTCGACCTGCTGCACAAGTACGGGCCGGACTACAAGGTTGTGTTCGTCGGCGACGCCGCCATGGCGCCCTACGAGATCACCCAGGCCGGCGGCAGCGTTGAGCACTGGAACGAGGAGGCCGGCTACGTCTGGATGCAGCGCTTCATGGAGAAGTACAAGAAGCTCATCTGGATCAACCCGTATCCGAAGGACACCTGGAACTACACCGCCTCCACGGGCCTTGTCCGCGAGCTGGTGAAGGAACAGATGTACCCGCTGACCCTGAGCGGCCTGGAAGAGGGCATGCGCTTCCTCTCCCGTGGTTGA
- a CDS encoding MoxR family ATPase produces MKFEGTQSYVATDDLKLAVNAAITLQRPLLVKGEPGTGKTMLAEQLAESFGAKLITWHIKSTTKAHQGLYEYDAVSRLRDSQLGVDKVHDVRNYIKKGKLWEAFEAEERVILLIDEIDKADIEFPNDLLQELDKMEFFVYETNETIKAKQRPIIIITSNNEKELPDAFLRRCFFHYIAFPDRETLQKIVDVHYPKISGTLVSEALDIFFDVRKVPGLKKKPSTSELVDWLKLLMADNIGEAVLRERDPTKAIPPLAGALVKNEQDVQLLERLAFMSRRASR; encoded by the coding sequence ATGAAGTTCGAAGGCACTCAGTCCTACGTCGCCACCGACGACCTCAAGCTGGCGGTCAACGCCGCCATCACCCTGCAGCGTCCGCTGCTGGTGAAGGGTGAGCCGGGCACCGGCAAGACCATGCTGGCCGAGCAGCTGGCGGAGTCCTTCGGCGCCAAGTTGATCACCTGGCATATCAAGTCCACCACCAAGGCCCACCAGGGCCTGTACGAGTACGACGCGGTCAGCCGCCTGCGCGACTCGCAGCTGGGCGTGGACAAGGTTCACGACGTGCGCAACTACATCAAGAAGGGCAAGCTCTGGGAGGCCTTCGAGGCCGAAGAGCGTGTGATCCTGCTGATCGACGAGATCGACAAGGCCGACATCGAGTTCCCCAACGACCTGCTGCAGGAACTCGACAAGATGGAGTTCTTCGTTTACGAGACCAACGAGACCATCAAGGCCAAGCAGCGCCCGATCATCATCATCACCTCCAACAACGAGAAGGAGCTGCCGGACGCCTTCCTGCGCCGCTGCTTCTTCCATTACATCGCCTTCCCCGACCGCGAAACCCTGCAGAAGATTGTCGATGTGCACTACCCGAAGATCAGCGGCACGCTGGTCAGCGAGGCGCTGGACATCTTCTTCGACGTGCGCAAGGTGCCGGGTCTGAAGAAGAAGCCTTCCACCTCCGAGCTGGTGGACTGGCTGAAGCTGCTGATGGCCGACAATATCGGCGAAGCGGTGCTGCGCGAGCGCGATCCCACCAAGGCCATCCCGCCGCTGGCTGGCGCCTTGGTGAAGAACGAGCAGGATGTGCAGCTGCTTGAACGCCTCGCCTTCATGAGCCGCCGCGCCAGTCGCTGA
- the cysK gene encoding cysteine synthase A, which translates to MSRIYTDNAQSIGNTPLVQINRIAPRGVTILAKIEGRNPGYSVKCRIGANMIWDAESSGRLKSGMTIVEPTSGNTGIGLAFVAAARGYKLVLTMPSSMSLERRKVLKALGAELVLTEPAKGMKGAIAKAEEIVAGDPARYFMPAQFDNPANPAIHEKTTGPEIWNDTDGAVDVLVAGVGTGGTITGVSRFIKNTKGKPILAVAVEPVSSPVISQTLAGEEVKPSPHKIQGIGAGFVPKNLDLSLVDRVATIADDDAKAMALRLMQEEGILCGISSGAAMAAAVKLAEEPNMQGKTIVVILPDSGERYLSSMLFDGMFDEQDLVQ; encoded by the coding sequence ATGAGCCGCATCTACACAGACAACGCGCAGTCCATCGGCAACACGCCGCTGGTCCAGATCAATCGCATCGCCCCGCGCGGCGTCACCATCCTGGCCAAGATCGAAGGGCGCAATCCCGGCTACTCGGTGAAATGCCGGATCGGCGCCAACATGATCTGGGATGCCGAGTCGAGCGGACGCCTCAAGTCGGGCATGACCATCGTCGAGCCGACCTCCGGCAACACCGGTATCGGCCTGGCCTTCGTCGCCGCCGCCCGTGGCTACAAGCTGGTGCTGACCATGCCTTCCTCCATGAGCCTGGAACGCCGCAAGGTGCTCAAGGCCCTGGGCGCCGAACTGGTGCTGACCGAACCGGCCAAGGGCATGAAGGGCGCCATCGCCAAGGCCGAGGAAATCGTCGCCGGCGACCCAGCCCGCTACTTCATGCCAGCGCAGTTCGACAACCCGGCGAACCCTGCGATCCACGAGAAGACCACCGGCCCGGAAATCTGGAACGACACCGATGGCGCGGTGGACGTGCTGGTGGCCGGCGTCGGCACCGGCGGCACCATTACCGGCGTATCGCGCTTCATCAAGAACACCAAGGGTAAGCCGATCCTCGCGGTGGCCGTGGAGCCGGTCAGCTCGCCGGTGATCAGCCAGACCCTGGCCGGTGAAGAAGTCAAACCCAGTCCGCACAAGATCCAGGGCATCGGCGCCGGCTTCGTGCCGAAGAACCTCGACCTGTCGCTGGTGGACCGCGTCGCCACCATCGCCGATGACGACGCCAAGGCCATGGCCCTGCGCCTGATGCAGGAAGAAGGCATCCTCTGCGGCATCTCCAGCGGCGCCGCCATGGCCGCCGCGGTGAAACTGGCCGAGGAGCCGAACATGCAGGGCAAGACCATCGTGGTCATCCTGCCGGACTCGGGCGAGCGCTACCTGTCGAGCATGCTGTTCGACGGCATGTTCGACGAGCAGGACCTGGTCCAGTAA
- a CDS encoding polyamine ABC transporter substrate-binding protein, giving the protein MKISSPLLSTLALSLAVSAGAAQADTVKIYNWSEYIAPETVPNFTKETGIQATYDVYDSNETLDGKLMTGKSGYDVVFPSNHFMAKQIQAGALKKLDKSQLPNWKNLNPVLMKALEVNDPGNEHGFPYLWGTTGIGYNPAKIKEALGDNAPIDSWDIFFKPEYMEKLAKCGVAVLDNGPELLPITLNYLGLPHHSQKQDDYKQAEAALLKVRPYIRYFHSSKYVSDLANGEICMVVGFSGDILQAATRAKEAKNGVEIQYSTPKEGSPLWFDMVAMPADAPDEKAAYAFMNYLLRPEVMAGVSNSVHYANGNLAADPLVDAAIKADPAIYPPQDKMAKLFALESMPQKIDRLRTRIWNTIKTGK; this is encoded by the coding sequence ATGAAAATTTCCTCCCCGTTGCTCTCTACCCTCGCGCTTTCCCTCGCCGTGTCCGCAGGTGCCGCCCAGGCCGACACCGTAAAGATCTACAACTGGTCCGAATACATCGCCCCGGAAACCGTGCCGAACTTCACCAAGGAAACCGGCATCCAGGCGACCTATGACGTCTACGACAGCAACGAGACCCTCGACGGCAAGCTGATGACCGGCAAGTCCGGCTACGACGTCGTCTTCCCGTCCAACCACTTCATGGCCAAGCAGATCCAGGCCGGCGCGCTGAAGAAGCTGGACAAGAGCCAGCTGCCGAACTGGAAGAACCTCAACCCGGTGCTGATGAAGGCGCTGGAAGTGAACGACCCGGGCAACGAGCACGGCTTCCCCTACCTGTGGGGCACAACCGGCATCGGCTACAACCCGGCGAAGATCAAGGAAGCGCTGGGCGACAACGCACCGATCGACTCCTGGGACATCTTCTTCAAACCCGAGTACATGGAGAAGCTGGCCAAGTGCGGCGTCGCGGTGCTGGACAACGGTCCGGAGCTGCTGCCGATCACCCTGAACTACCTGGGCCTGCCGCACCACAGCCAGAAGCAGGACGACTACAAGCAGGCCGAGGCAGCGCTGCTCAAGGTGCGTCCGTACATCCGCTACTTCCACTCCTCCAAGTACGTCAGCGACCTGGCCAACGGCGAGATCTGCATGGTGGTCGGCTTCTCCGGCGACATCCTGCAGGCCGCCACCCGCGCCAAGGAAGCCAAGAACGGCGTGGAAATCCAGTACTCCACCCCGAAGGAAGGCTCGCCGCTGTGGTTCGACATGGTCGCCATGCCGGCCGATGCGCCCGACGAGAAGGCCGCCTACGCCTTCATGAACTACCTGCTGCGTCCGGAAGTGATGGCTGGCGTCAGCAACTCGGTGCACTACGCCAACGGCAACCTGGCCGCCGATCCGCTGGTGGACGCGGCGATCAAGGCCGACCCGGCGATCTACCCGCCGCAGGACAAGATGGCCAAGCTGTTCGCCCTCGAATCCATGCCGCAGAAGATCGATCGCTTGCGCACCCGCATCTGGAACACCATCAAGACCGGCAAGTAA
- a CDS encoding DMT family transporter produces MISFNRSSLAALASTSLFVLLWSSAAIISKWGLAHASPMVFLIARFSTALVALLILSPLIGLRWPRERKQVRHAVLTGLVMLGIYPIFYLMALDLHVTPGVIATVLGVQPMLTSFLLERRHSATRLGGLALGLIGLVMVVYQSIGLSGLTFAGLACSLLALLSITGGSILQKNIRENPLGTLPLQYIAGLTLCLAVAPFQPLHVEWNATFILSALWMGLMVSVLATVLLYRMIAAGNLVNVTSLFYLVPAVTALMDYGVFGNRLSALGLLGMGLIVLGLMLVFRQPAPVRAAETTQAVDNG; encoded by the coding sequence ATGATTTCGTTCAATCGTTCGTCCCTAGCCGCCCTGGCCAGCACCTCGCTCTTCGTGCTGCTGTGGAGCAGCGCCGCCATCATCAGCAAATGGGGCCTGGCCCACGCATCCCCGATGGTGTTCCTCATCGCCCGCTTCAGCACCGCGCTGGTGGCGCTGCTGATACTCTCGCCGCTGATCGGCCTGCGTTGGCCGCGCGAACGCAAGCAGGTGCGCCATGCCGTGCTCACTGGCCTGGTAATGCTCGGCATCTACCCGATCTTCTACCTGATGGCGCTGGACCTGCACGTCACCCCCGGGGTCATCGCCACCGTGCTCGGCGTACAGCCGATGCTCACCAGCTTCCTGCTCGAACGCCGACATTCGGCCACCCGCCTGGGCGGCCTCGCACTGGGGCTGATCGGACTGGTGATGGTGGTCTACCAGAGCATCGGGCTGTCGGGCCTGACCTTCGCCGGACTGGCCTGCTCCCTGCTGGCGCTGCTATCGATCACCGGCGGTTCGATCCTGCAGAAGAACATCCGCGAGAACCCACTGGGCACCCTGCCCCTGCAGTACATCGCCGGGCTGACCCTGTGCCTGGCCGTGGCGCCCTTCCAGCCGCTGCATGTGGAGTGGAATGCCACGTTCATCCTCAGTGCGCTGTGGATGGGGCTGATGGTCTCGGTGCTGGCCACCGTGCTGCTCTACCGGATGATCGCGGCGGGCAACCTGGTGAACGTCACCAGCCTGTTCTACCTGGTGCCGGCGGTCACGGCACTGATGGACTACGGGGTGTTCGGCAACCGCCTGTCCGCCTTGGGCCTGCTGGGGATGGGGCTGATCGTGCTGGGATTGATGCTGGTGTTCCGCCAGCCGGCGCCGGTGCGGGCCGCAGAGACAACGCAGGCGGTGGATAACGGCTAA
- a CDS encoding DMT family transporter, whose amino-acid sequence MSPAALLNLLGLAAIWGASFLFMRQLVPAIGVMPTAFFRVFLSAVGLVVILLVLRTRWDFRGKFGRILLIGVISSGIPVLMYSLAARVLPAGYSAIFNATTPLMGVLIGSLFFGESLTGSKALGVLLGLAGVAVLTGAGPVPLDAAVLWGAAACLVATTCYGFAGFITKRWINDQGGLDFGVSALGSQIGATLCLLPFFLGTSLDMPLAPLLEPKVVLALAGLGFLCTSFAYVLYFRLLASIGPLKTMTVTFLIPLFGVLWGALLLDESLSWAHLQGGLLIAVALWLVLRPAPVPKVETAS is encoded by the coding sequence ATGAGTCCCGCCGCACTCTTGAACCTGCTCGGGCTGGCTGCCATCTGGGGTGCCAGCTTCCTGTTCATGCGCCAATTGGTGCCCGCCATCGGGGTGATGCCGACCGCGTTCTTCCGCGTCTTTCTCTCCGCCGTCGGGCTGGTGGTGATCCTGCTGGTACTGCGCACGCGCTGGGACTTCCGGGGCAAGTTCGGGCGCATCCTGCTGATCGGGGTGATCAGCTCGGGCATTCCGGTGCTGATGTACAGCCTGGCGGCGCGGGTCTTGCCGGCGGGCTATTCGGCGATCTTCAATGCCACCACGCCGCTGATGGGTGTTCTGATCGGTTCGCTGTTCTTCGGTGAGTCGCTGACCGGCTCCAAGGCGCTGGGCGTGCTGCTTGGCCTTGCGGGCGTGGCGGTGCTGACAGGGGCCGGCCCGGTGCCGCTGGACGCCGCCGTGCTGTGGGGGGCTGCTGCCTGCCTGGTGGCGACCACCTGCTACGGCTTTGCCGGGTTCATCACCAAGCGCTGGATCAATGATCAGGGTGGTCTGGACTTCGGCGTGTCCGCCCTGGGCAGCCAGATCGGCGCAACGCTGTGCCTGCTACCGTTCTTCCTCGGCACCAGCCTGGACATGCCGCTGGCGCCTCTGCTGGAGCCGAAGGTGGTTCTGGCGTTGGCCGGGTTGGGTTTCCTCTGCACGTCCTTCGCCTATGTCCTGTATTTCCGCCTGCTGGCCAGTATCGGCCCGCTGAAGACCATGACGGTGACCTTCCTCATTCCGTTGTTCGGCGTGCTCTGGGGCGCGCTGTTGCTGGACGAGTCGCTGTCCTGGGCGCACCTGCAGGGTGGGCTGCTGATTGCCGTGGCGCTTTGGCTGGTGCTGCGGCCGGCGCCGGTGCCGAAGGTGGAAACTGCCAGTTGA
- a CDS encoding GNAT family N-acetyltransferase, translated as MDTLRIERCTEQHINGLTALYNDPAVARQVLQMPYQAPELWRKRLSQDSERQVTLVALHQDEVVGSASLEQSPRVRRSHCGAIGMGVAVAWQGRGLGTRLLAELLEVADNWMNLRRVELTVYTDNQPAIALYRKFGFEVEGELRDYAFRDGAFVDVLSMARLRRS; from the coding sequence ATGGACACCCTCCGCATCGAACGCTGCACGGAGCAGCACATCAACGGGCTGACCGCCCTCTACAACGACCCCGCTGTGGCCCGTCAGGTGCTGCAGATGCCTTACCAGGCGCCGGAGCTGTGGCGCAAACGGCTGAGCCAGGACAGCGAGCGCCAGGTAACCCTGGTGGCGCTGCACCAGGACGAAGTAGTCGGTAGCGCCAGTCTGGAACAGTCCCCGCGCGTGCGCCGCAGCCATTGTGGCGCCATCGGCATGGGGGTGGCGGTCGCCTGGCAGGGTCGCGGCCTCGGGACGCGGCTGCTGGCGGAGCTGCTGGAGGTCGCCGACAACTGGATGAACCTGCGTCGCGTGGAACTGACGGTCTACACCGACAACCAGCCGGCCATCGCGCTGTACCGCAAGTTCGGCTTCGAGGTGGAGGGCGAATTGCGAGACTACGCCTTCCGCGACGGCGCCTTTGTCGATGTGCTGAGCATGGCGCGCCTGCGCAGGAGCTGA
- the aceK gene encoding bifunctional isocitrate dehydrogenase kinase/phosphatase has product MAQHWPATEIATLILEGFDDYRARFHQITDGAPARFEQALWQEAQRASTERINLYEEKVAETVERLTRTMAHIDLVDVERWPIAKSAYITLIDPRLDDELAETWFNSIFCGLFSHDNISDGTMFVHTTRPSLRAHARDPHTRLYRPAGHLRHTLEQIFDDYRFAVDYDDRERDLERIDSLLRASLPDWVCKDPTLTVELIGSVFYRNKGAYLVGRLFTPDEQWPLVFPLVHHEGRGIQFDTVITDEAEVSIIFSFTRSYFMVDAPVPAELVAFLKRLLPGKHIAELYTSIGFYKQGKSEFYRALINHLATTDDLFVMAPGVRGMVMSVFTLPGFNVVFKIIKDNFNPAKTVDHATVIQKYQLVKNHDRVGRLADTQQFADFRFPVRKFHPDCLAELLEVAPSTVVLEDDVVLIRHCWTERRMTPLNIYLEHATEAQVEEALNDYGLAIKQLAAANIFPGDMLLKNFGVTRHGRVVFYDYDEISYLTEVNFRHIPPPRYEEDEMSSEPWYSVGPMDVFPEEFPRFLFVDLKQRRLFARLHGNLFDADYWKGLQEQIRAGKVIDVFPYRRHESPEEALAR; this is encoded by the coding sequence ATGGCTCAGCACTGGCCGGCGACCGAGATCGCGACCCTGATCCTCGAAGGCTTCGACGACTACCGCGCACGCTTCCACCAGATCACCGACGGAGCGCCTGCGCGCTTCGAGCAGGCGCTCTGGCAGGAGGCGCAGCGGGCCTCGACGGAGCGCATCAACCTGTACGAGGAAAAGGTCGCCGAGACCGTGGAACGCCTGACCCGCACCATGGCCCACATCGACCTGGTGGACGTGGAACGCTGGCCGATCGCCAAGAGCGCCTACATAACCCTGATCGACCCGCGGCTGGACGACGAGCTGGCGGAGACCTGGTTCAACTCGATCTTCTGCGGCCTGTTCAGCCACGACAACATCAGCGACGGCACCATGTTCGTGCACACCACCCGGCCGTCCCTGCGCGCCCACGCCCGCGACCCGCACACCCGCCTGTACCGGCCCGCTGGCCACCTGCGCCATACCCTGGAGCAGATCTTCGACGACTACCGCTTCGCCGTGGACTACGACGACCGCGAGCGCGACCTGGAGCGCATCGACAGCCTGCTGCGTGCCAGCCTGCCGGACTGGGTGTGCAAGGACCCGACGCTCACCGTCGAGCTGATCGGCTCGGTGTTCTACCGCAACAAGGGCGCCTACCTGGTGGGCCGCCTGTTCACCCCGGACGAGCAGTGGCCGCTGGTGTTCCCGCTGGTGCACCACGAAGGGCGCGGCATCCAGTTCGACACGGTGATCACCGACGAAGCGGAAGTCTCGATCATCTTCTCCTTCACCCGTTCCTACTTCATGGTCGATGCGCCGGTGCCGGCCGAGCTGGTGGCCTTCCTCAAGCGCCTGCTGCCGGGCAAGCACATCGCCGAGCTGTACACCTCCATCGGCTTCTACAAGCAGGGCAAGAGCGAGTTCTACCGCGCGCTGATCAACCACCTGGCGACCACCGACGACCTGTTCGTCATGGCCCCCGGCGTGCGCGGCATGGTGATGAGCGTGTTCACCCTGCCGGGCTTCAACGTGGTGTTCAAGATCATCAAGGACAACTTCAACCCGGCCAAGACCGTGGACCACGCCACGGTGATCCAGAAGTACCAGCTGGTGAAGAACCACGACCGCGTCGGCCGCCTGGCCGACACCCAGCAGTTCGCCGACTTCCGCTTCCCGGTGCGCAAGTTCCACCCGGACTGCCTTGCCGAACTGCTGGAGGTGGCGCCCTCCACCGTGGTGCTGGAAGACGACGTGGTGCTGATCCGCCATTGCTGGACCGAGCGCCGCATGACCCCGCTGAACATCTACCTGGAGCACGCCACCGAGGCGCAGGTGGAGGAAGCCCTGAACGACTATGGCCTGGCGATCAAGCAACTGGCGGCGGCGAACATCTTCCCCGGCGACATGCTGCTGAAGAACTTCGGCGTCACCCGCCACGGCCGCGTGGTGTTCTACGACTACGACGAGATCAGCTACCTGACCGAGGTGAACTTCCGCCACATCCCGCCGCCGCGCTACGAGGAGGACGAGATGTCCTCCGAACCCTGGTATTCCGTGGGGCCGATGGACGTATTCCCGGAGGAGTTCCCGCGCTTCCTGTTCGTCGACCTGAAGCAGCGCCGGCTGTTCGCCCGGCTGCACGGTAACCTGTTCGACGCGGATTACTGGAAGGGTTTGCAGGAACAGATTCGCGCGGGGAAAGTAATCGACGTGTTCCCCTATCGCCGGCACGAGTCGCCGGAGGAAGCGCTGGCGCGCTAG
- a CDS encoding transposase: MTCWVGIDVAKDSLAVWLRPQGRSLSVSNDEVGHQQLVALFAEEKPGRIVLEATGGYERAVLHTLSRAGHAVSRLNPTRVRAFATAMGKQAKTDPIDAAVLAHLAQTLEEAPSQPLSPERERLRELVQRREQLVGQRDDERRRLQQAKDAFVRECLTEAIQALKARIRSYDEQIADAMATVDAEQAQQLGQVKGVGPVTVAGLLAYLPELGQLNRRQIAALVGLAPYNSDSGQKSGQRRIRGGRGMIRRILYMATWSVIRYQPDFALRYQRLRENGRCAKVALVACMRVLIVRLNAMVRDGTCWRTGIE, translated from the coding sequence ATGACGTGTTGGGTAGGTATCGATGTCGCCAAGGACTCACTGGCCGTGTGGCTTCGCCCGCAAGGCAGGAGCTTGAGCGTGTCCAATGACGAAGTGGGGCATCAGCAACTGGTGGCGCTCTTCGCCGAGGAGAAGCCTGGCCGTATCGTGCTGGAAGCCACGGGTGGATATGAGCGGGCTGTCCTGCACACCCTGTCCCGCGCCGGCCACGCGGTATCTCGCCTGAACCCTACGCGGGTGCGGGCGTTTGCCACCGCCATGGGCAAGCAAGCCAAAACTGATCCCATCGATGCGGCCGTCCTGGCGCATCTGGCCCAGACGCTGGAAGAGGCGCCCAGCCAGCCCCTTTCACCGGAGCGCGAGCGGCTGCGAGAGCTGGTACAGCGTCGCGAGCAACTGGTTGGCCAGCGCGATGATGAGCGTCGACGTTTGCAGCAGGCCAAAGACGCCTTTGTCCGCGAATGCCTGACGGAGGCTATCCAGGCCCTGAAAGCCAGGATTCGCAGCTATGACGAGCAAATCGCCGACGCCATGGCGACGGTGGATGCCGAGCAAGCCCAGCAACTGGGCCAGGTCAAAGGTGTAGGGCCGGTAACTGTCGCCGGTTTATTGGCCTACCTGCCGGAGCTGGGGCAACTGAACCGGCGTCAGATCGCCGCCCTGGTCGGCTTGGCCCCCTACAACAGCGACAGTGGCCAGAAGTCGGGGCAACGTCGTATCCGCGGCGGGCGCGGCATGATTCGACGCATCCTGTACATGGCGACCTGGTCGGTCATCCGCTATCAACCAGACTTCGCCCTTCGCTACCAGCGCCTGCGCGAGAATGGCCGGTGTGCCAAGGTTGCGCTGGTGGCCTGCATGCGGGTGCTGATCGTGCGACTCAATGCAATGGTCCGAGACGGTACCTGCTGGAGAACAGGGATCGAGTAA
- a CDS encoding DUF2937 family protein, which yields MLRSYIRMVLFALGLMVAVQVPGFIKDYTQRIDAHRIEAAQALQGFKDTSGQFFKGDLNALVAHYRGSPDPIFQRDADNIERLLRRAQLFDNEWRAMQGSWFQRAWHMVLAPNAELLQETYANYRYQVVLEPEAIGWGLAGGLVLAWIAEVLMASLVALVGLGDNRRASRRHWN from the coding sequence ATGTTGCGCAGCTACATTCGCATGGTGCTGTTCGCGCTGGGCCTGATGGTGGCGGTACAGGTGCCGGGCTTCATCAAGGACTACACCCAGCGCATCGACGCCCATCGCATCGAGGCCGCCCAGGCGCTGCAAGGCTTCAAGGACACCTCCGGGCAATTCTTCAAGGGCGATCTGAATGCGCTGGTGGCGCATTATCGCGGCAGCCCCGACCCGATATTCCAGCGTGATGCCGACAACATCGAGCGTCTGTTGCGCCGCGCCCAGTTGTTCGATAACGAGTGGCGTGCCATGCAGGGCAGCTGGTTCCAGCGCGCCTGGCACATGGTGCTGGCGCCGAATGCCGAGCTACTGCAGGAGACGTACGCGAACTACCGCTACCAGGTGGTGCTGGAGCCCGAGGCGATTGGCTGGGGCCTGGCCGGTGGCCTGGTGCTGGCGTGGATCGCCGAGGTGCTGATGGCATCGCTGGTGGCGTTGGTCGGTCTGGGCGACAACCGCCGTGCATCGCGCCGGCATTGGAACTGA